The Oreochromis niloticus isolate F11D_XX linkage group LG15, O_niloticus_UMD_NMBU, whole genome shotgun sequence genome includes a region encoding these proteins:
- the nit2 gene encoding omega-amidase NIT2 translates to MSTLAKVMSKFRLAVIQLQVSSVKADNLSRARRLVKEAAGQGSKVVLLPECFNSPYGTNFFSRYAEKIPGESSQVLSEAAKENKVYLVGGSIPEEDGGKLYNTCTVFGPDGEMILKHRKIHLFDIDVPGKIRFQESETLSPGNSLSLFDTPFCKVGVGICYDMRFAELAQLYSRKGCRLLVYPGAFNMTTGPAHWELLQRGRALDNQVYVATASPARDEAASYVAWGHSTVVNPWGEVISKAGPEEAVIYADIDLQYLADIRQQIPITSQRRDDLYAVTSVQEGSS, encoded by the exons atgtctactTTAGCCAAAGTCATGTCCA AGTTCCGTCTGGCGGTGATCCAGCTGCAGGTGAGCAGCGTCAAAGCAGACAACCTGAGCAGAGCCCGGAGGCTGGTGAAGGAGGCTGCAGGACAGGGCAGCAAAGTGGTGCTGCTAccg GAATGCTTCAATTCTCCATATGGGACCAACTTCTTCTCGAGATACGCCGAGAAGATCCCAGGAGAATCCAGCCAGGTGCTGTCGGAGGCAGCAAAGGAGAACAAGGTGTATCTGGTGGGAG GATCCATTCCCGAGGAGGATGGTGGGAAGTTGTATAACACCTGTACAGTGTTTGGCCCTGATGGAGAGATGATTCTCAAACACAGGAAG ATTCACTTGTTTGACATCGACGTTCCCGGAAAAATCCGCTTCCAGGAATCTGAGACGCTGAGCCCGGGGAACAGTTTATCGCTGTTTGACACAC CGTTCTGCAAAGTGGGTGTTGGGATCTGCTATGACATGAGGTTTGCGGAGCTCGCCCAGCTCTACAGCAGAAAGG GCTGTCGGCTGCTGGTTTACCCCGGAGCCTTCAACATGACCACAGGCCCCGCCCACTGGGAGCTCCTGCAGAGGGGGAG GGCGCTTGATAATCAGGTGTATGTGGCCACAGCATCACCTGCCAGAGATGAAGCTGCCTCCTACGTGGCCTGGGGTCACAGCACTGTCGTGAACCCGTG GGGAGAAGTCATTTCCAAGGCTGGACCAGAGGAAGCTGTTATTTATGCTGACATTG ACCTGCAGTATTTGGCCGACATCCGGCAGCAGATCCCGATCACATCTCAGCGTCGGGACGACCTCTACGCGGTGACGTCTGTGCAGGAAGGCTCGAGCTGA
- the LOC100697629 gene encoding ICOS ligand isoform X1 gives MTDINEVGGVLGVGTSRGRGSEVGHLNYAEMSEFFFSKLKRKTSVDSFSSFCAQMRPNPETPVALLRAGLLLSLFRLCACLDDSCVLGIVGRPVSLPCVLPELVNSENVTIEWMRGSELVLRSVWKPDGSVETWSNNRVTVPSDAPLTGNVSLNLPAVRPVEDQISYSLFMVLGKNQSARLCTTCLRTAASFSFPKLEKEEAVQGDEKVFLCHSTGGYPTPAVYWLINDTEEPPAGSVWTQMTSLPDNLYNITSHLTLNISDDSIVSCIIDNQSMNQTVMSTFGVEARPVTNRASSAMWMFSTGLCVVVGIMVIAGVVYQIHLDKVSKRKKEEHKQHQRGYKRRYQFKLEDELMNQEQRETDV, from the exons ATGACTGACATTAATGAGGTCGGAGGTGTACTCGGGGTTGGAACAAGCAGAGGACGAGGAAGTGAAGTTGGACATTTGAATTACGCAGAAATGAGcgagtttttcttttccaaactGAAGAGAAAAACGTCTGTTGATAGTTTTTCTAGTTTTTGTGCGCAAATGCGCCCAAATCCGGAGACGCCGGTGGCACTTTTACGCGCAGGACTTCTGTTGAGTTTATTTCGTTTGTGCGCCTGTTTGG ATGACAGTTGTGTTCTGGGGATCGTGGGACGGCCAGTGTCTCTGCCTTGCGTTCTCCCTGAGTTAGTCAACTCTGAGAATGTCACCATTGAGTGGATGAGAGGCAGTGAGTTGGTACTCAGGTCGGTATGGAAGCCCGATGGAAGTGTGGAGACATGGAGCAATAACAGAGTCACAGTCCCATCTGACGCTCCTCTGACTGGAAACGTGTCTTTAAACCTGCCAGCGGTTCGTCCCGTTGAAGACCAAATATCTTACAGCCTTTTCATGGTTTTAGGGAAGAATCAGAGCGCCAGGCTTTGCACCACATGCCTCAGGACAGCAG CCAGTTTCAGCTTCCCAAAGTTGGAGAAGGAAGAGGCAGTGCAGGGCGATGAGAAAGTCTTCCTGTGTCACTCCACTGGAGGTTATCCCACACCTGCAGTGTACTGGCTCATCAATGACACCGAGGAGCCCCCCGCAGGGTCGGTGTGGACTCAGATGACATCACTCCCAGACAATCTCTACAACATCACCAGCCACTTGACCCTCAACATTTCTGACGACTCCATTGTGTCATGCATCATTGATAACCAATCTATGAACCAAACCGTGATGTCAACCT TTGGAGTGGAGGCCAGGCCTGTGACGAATCGAGCGTCGTCGGCCATGTGGATGTTCAGCACAGGTCTGTGTGTGGTAGTTGGCATCATGGTGATAGCTGGGGTGGTGTATCAGATCCACCTGGACAAAGTAAGCAAGAGGAAGAAGGAAGAACACAAACAACATCAGAGAG GATACAAAAGACGGTATCAATTCAAGTTGGAAGACGAGTTGATGAACCAGGAACAAAGGGAGACGGATGTTTGA
- the LOC100697629 gene encoding ICOS ligand isoform X2, which yields MRGSELVLRSVWKPDGSVETWSNNRVTVPSDAPLTGNVSLNLPAVRPVEDQISYSLFMVLGKNQSARLCTTCLRTAASFSFPKLEKEEAVQGDEKVFLCHSTGGYPTPAVYWLINDTEEPPAGSVWTQMTSLPDNLYNITSHLTLNISDDSIVSCIIDNQSMNQTVMSTFGVEARPVTNRASSAMWMFSTGLCVVVGIMVIAGVVYQIHLDKVSKRKKEEHKQHQRGYKRRYQFKLEDELMNQEQRETDV from the exons ATGAGAGGCAGTGAGTTGGTACTCAGGTCGGTATGGAAGCCCGATGGAAGTGTGGAGACATGGAGCAATAACAGAGTCACAGTCCCATCTGACGCTCCTCTGACTGGAAACGTGTCTTTAAACCTGCCAGCGGTTCGTCCCGTTGAAGACCAAATATCTTACAGCCTTTTCATGGTTTTAGGGAAGAATCAGAGCGCCAGGCTTTGCACCACATGCCTCAGGACAGCAG CCAGTTTCAGCTTCCCAAAGTTGGAGAAGGAAGAGGCAGTGCAGGGCGATGAGAAAGTCTTCCTGTGTCACTCCACTGGAGGTTATCCCACACCTGCAGTGTACTGGCTCATCAATGACACCGAGGAGCCCCCCGCAGGGTCGGTGTGGACTCAGATGACATCACTCCCAGACAATCTCTACAACATCACCAGCCACTTGACCCTCAACATTTCTGACGACTCCATTGTGTCATGCATCATTGATAACCAATCTATGAACCAAACCGTGATGTCAACCT TTGGAGTGGAGGCCAGGCCTGTGACGAATCGAGCGTCGTCGGCCATGTGGATGTTCAGCACAGGTCTGTGTGTGGTAGTTGGCATCATGGTGATAGCTGGGGTGGTGTATCAGATCCACCTGGACAAAGTAAGCAAGAGGAAGAAGGAAGAACACAAACAACATCAGAGAG GATACAAAAGACGGTATCAATTCAAGTTGGAAGACGAGTTGATGAACCAGGAACAAAGGGAGACGGATGTTTGA
- the gtpbp6 gene encoding putative GTP-binding protein 6, translating into MSFLTALRRISSWMPVLQRSCTKSCQIGARATCRLLHTPHRTHAVNTCQQQRGATILQTRAFGLSAFRLKSTDDLSSSNGFNEEGEDEDFLEDSEVEELFQQQIPAGIGEGQHRVFIIHPDVKWGSRKQHLTTAELMMAEAEGLVNTLENWTVVDKMILSTKTPEKKRIFGKGNFQTLTERIRQTAGITAVFVNVERLSPLSEREFEEVWGVKVFDRYSVVLHIFRCNARTKEAKLQISLAEIPLLRSRLKNEMANLDQQGGGSRYIGGSGETLYEIQQRLLKEREIKIRLALEKLRKKRHLLRSQRKHREFPVVSVLGYTNCGKTTLIKALTGDTGLQPRNQLFATLDVTVHAGQLPSHMTVLYVDTIGFLSQLPHQLIDSFSATLEDIKHSDLLIHVRDISHPETANQKVNVLNVLKNLQIPDRLMNSMIEVHNKTDLITNYESAEPAALPISALEGRGLEQLKEAVEEEILKATGKQILDLTVNLSSPQLSWLYKEATVQDVQVNADEGSAVVKVIIGTAAHGRYKKLFGSR; encoded by the exons ATGAGCTTCCTGACAGCCCTGAGGAGGATTAGCTCGTGGATGCCCGTCCTGCAGCGATCCTGCACGAAGAGCTGTCAGATAGGGGCACGAGCCACCTGCAGACTGCTGCATACACCTCATCGCACACATGCAGTCAACACCTGTCAGCAGCAGAGAGGGGCAACAATCCTGCAGACCAGGGCATTTGGGCTCTCCGCGTTCAGGCTGAAGAGCACAGATGACCTCAGCAGCAGCAACGGGTTTAATGAGGAGGGGGAGGATGAAGATTTCCTGGAGGACAGCGAGGTGGAGGAGCTGTTCCAGCAGCAGATTCCTGCAGGCATCGGAGAGGGACAGCACAGGGTGTTCATCATCCACCCAGATGTGAAGTGGGGAAGCAGGAAACAGCATCTGACTACAG CTGAGCTGATGATGGCCGAGGCTGAGGGGCTTGTGAACACCTTGGAGAACTGGACTGTGGTGGACAAGATGATCCTCTCCACCAAGACTCCAGAGAAGAAGAGGATATTTGGGAAAGGGAACTTCCAGACTCTCACAG AGAGAATCAGGCAAACAGCAGGaatcactgctgtgtttgtgaatgtggagcGTCTGTCTCCTTTGTCTGAG AGGGAGTTTGAGGAAGTCTGGGGGGTCAAAGTCTTTGACAGATACTCAGTAGTCCTCCACATTTTCCGCTGCAACGCCAGAACCAAAGAAGCCAAGCTTCAGATCTCACTGGCAGAGATCCCTCTGTTAAG ATCacggctgaaaaatgaaatggcaaACTTGGATCAACAGGGCGGAGGATCGAGATACATCGGCGGATCAG GTGAGACGCTGTACGAGATCCAGCAGAGGCTGTTGAAAGAGCGGGAGATAAAGATCCGCTTGGCGCTGGAAAAACTTCGGAAAAAGAGGCACCTCCTGCGATCTCAGCGTAAACACAGGGAGTTCCCTGTCGTCTCAGTGTTGGGATACACCAACTGTG GAAAAACGACTCTGATCAAAGCTCTGACGGGGGACACCGGCCTCCAGCCCAGAAACCAGCTTTTCGCGACACTGGATGTTACCGTCCATGCTGGCCAGCTGCCGAGTCACATGACCGTTCTGTATGTGGACACCATCGGCTTCCTGTCCCAGCTGCCCCACCAGCTCATCGATTCATTCTCTGCCACCCTGGAAGATATTAAACACTCG GATCTTCTGATTCATGTTAGAGACATCAGCCATCCAGAGACAGCAAATCAGAAGGTGAACGTGCTGAATGTCCTGAAGAACCTGCAAATCCCCGACAGGCTGATGAACTCCATGATAGAGGTCCACAATAAAACTGATCTCATCACCAA TTACGAGTCTGCAGAGCCCGCTGCTCTGCCTATATCAGCCCTGGAGGGGAGGGGCTTGGAACAGCTGAAGGAAGCAGTGGAGGAGGAGATCTTAAAGGCTACGGGGAAACAAATTTTAGATCTCACAGTTAACCTGAGCTCTCCTCAGTTAAG CTGGCTGTACAAAGAGGCCACTGTTCAGGACGTGCAGGTGAATGCAGACGAAGGTTCGGCCGTTGTCAAGGTCATCATCGGCACCGCTGCTCATGGGCGCTACAAGAAACTGTTTGGAAGCAGATGA
- the plcxd1.2 gene encoding PI-PLC X domain-containing protein 1 isoform X3: MDANCRDWMSALPEELWDIPLTHLAIPGSHDAMSYCLDINSPLVRAESDVFRLLDGVFSCFTRPAIFRWATTQDKTIEEQLSMGIRYFDLRVAHKPNDSSSDLYFTHVIYTHVTVLETLESVAAWLEAHPKEIVILACSHFEGMDDKCHESFIWSLKKLFGSKLCPQKESALTLRSLWASGYQVILSYECQLAVRHQELWPPIPYWWANQRRAHGVMTYLDWHKDLGRPEGFFVSGLNLTADRCYIAKNQKESLRTLTYSNWEYLRTWLEEQLPGSDARSLNIIAGDFVGSLPLCSAVIALNQKLCWKNSSQMKKHY; encoded by the exons ATGGATGCGAACTGCCGGGACTGGATGTCAGCCTTACCTGAAGAGCTGTGGGACATTCCTCTCACACACCTGGCCATTCCAG GAAGCCACGATGCCATGAGTTACTGCCTGGACATAAACTCCCCGTTGGTCAGGGCTGAGTCGGACGTTTTCCGGCTCCTGGATGGAGTTTTTAGCTGCTTCACAAGGCCAGCCATTTTTAGATGGGCTACCACACAG GATAAAACCATTGAAGAACAGCTTTCAATGGGGATTCGGTACTTTGACCTCCGTGTTGCACACAAACCAAACGACTCATCCAGCGACTTGTACTTCACACACGTCATATACACTCATGTGACAGTCCTG GAAACACTTGAGTCTGTTGCTGCTTGGCTCGAGGCTCACCCAAAGGAGATCGTTATCCTCGCTTGCAGCCATTTTGAAGGAATGGATGACAAATGCCATGAATCATTCATTTGGTCCCTGAAGAAACTGTTTGGCTCTAAGCTGTGTCCCCAGAAG GAATCGGCGCTGACCTTGCGGAGTCTGTGGGCGTCTGGTTACCAGGTCATCCTCTCCTATGAATGCCAGCTTGCAGTGAGACATCAGGAGCTGTGGCCTCCCATCCCTTACTGGTGGGCCAACCAGCGCAGAGCACATGGAGTCATGACTTACTTGGACTGGCACAAAGACCTGGGACGTCCAG AGGGCTTCTTCGTGTCCGGCCTgaacctgacagctgacagatgttacATCGCCAAGAACCAGAAGGAATCCCTGCGGACGCTCACCTACAGCAACTGGGAGTATTTGAGGACATGGCTTGAGGAACAGCTTCCCGGATCAGACGCCAGGAGCCTCAACATCATTGCGGGAGACTTTGTGGGTTCACTGCCGCTCTGCTCTGCGGTGATTGCACTGAACCAAAAACTTTGCTGGAAGAACTCCAGCCAGATGAAAAAGCATTATTAG
- the plcxd1.2 gene encoding PI-PLC X domain-containing protein 1 isoform X2, translating into MSYCLDINSPLVRAESDVFRLLDGVFSCFTRPAIFRWATTQVGTESTTKQLCCHYVGKGVRTTKKLVPWVLRQDGPKFKQDKTIEEQLSMGIRYFDLRVAHKPNDSSSDLYFTHVIYTHVTVLETLESVAAWLEAHPKEIVILACSHFEGMDDKCHESFIWSLKKLFGSKLCPQKESALTLRSLWASGYQVILSYECQLAVRHQELWPPIPYWWANQRRAHGVMTYLDWHKDLGRPEGFFVSGLNLTADRCYIAKNQKESLRTLTYSNWEYLRTWLEEQLPGSDARSLNIIAGDFVGSLPLCSAVIALNQKLCWKNSSQMKKHY; encoded by the exons ATGAGTTACTGCCTGGACATAAACTCCCCGTTGGTCAGGGCTGAGTCGGACGTTTTCCGGCTCCTGGATGGAGTTTTTAGCTGCTTCACAAGGCCAGCCATTTTTAGATGGGCTACCACACAGGTAGGCACTGAAAGTACAACTAAGCAACTGTGCTGTCACTATGTTGGCAAAGGTGTGAGGACAACTAAGAAGTTAGTGCCATGGGTGCTGAGACAAGACGGTCCAAAGTTTAAACAG GATAAAACCATTGAAGAACAGCTTTCAATGGGGATTCGGTACTTTGACCTCCGTGTTGCACACAAACCAAACGACTCATCCAGCGACTTGTACTTCACACACGTCATATACACTCATGTGACAGTCCTG GAAACACTTGAGTCTGTTGCTGCTTGGCTCGAGGCTCACCCAAAGGAGATCGTTATCCTCGCTTGCAGCCATTTTGAAGGAATGGATGACAAATGCCATGAATCATTCATTTGGTCCCTGAAGAAACTGTTTGGCTCTAAGCTGTGTCCCCAGAAG GAATCGGCGCTGACCTTGCGGAGTCTGTGGGCGTCTGGTTACCAGGTCATCCTCTCCTATGAATGCCAGCTTGCAGTGAGACATCAGGAGCTGTGGCCTCCCATCCCTTACTGGTGGGCCAACCAGCGCAGAGCACATGGAGTCATGACTTACTTGGACTGGCACAAAGACCTGGGACGTCCAG AGGGCTTCTTCGTGTCCGGCCTgaacctgacagctgacagatgttacATCGCCAAGAACCAGAAGGAATCCCTGCGGACGCTCACCTACAGCAACTGGGAGTATTTGAGGACATGGCTTGAGGAACAGCTTCCCGGATCAGACGCCAGGAGCCTCAACATCATTGCGGGAGACTTTGTGGGTTCACTGCCGCTCTGCTCTGCGGTGATTGCACTGAACCAAAAACTTTGCTGGAAGAACTCCAGCCAGATGAAAAAGCATTATTAG
- the plcxd1.2 gene encoding PI-PLC X domain-containing protein 1 isoform X1, whose amino-acid sequence MDANCRDWMSALPEELWDIPLTHLAIPGSHDAMSYCLDINSPLVRAESDVFRLLDGVFSCFTRPAIFRWATTQVGTESTTKQLCCHYVGKGVRTTKKLVPWVLRQDGPKFKQDKTIEEQLSMGIRYFDLRVAHKPNDSSSDLYFTHVIYTHVTVLETLESVAAWLEAHPKEIVILACSHFEGMDDKCHESFIWSLKKLFGSKLCPQKESALTLRSLWASGYQVILSYECQLAVRHQELWPPIPYWWANQRRAHGVMTYLDWHKDLGRPEGFFVSGLNLTADRCYIAKNQKESLRTLTYSNWEYLRTWLEEQLPGSDARSLNIIAGDFVGSLPLCSAVIALNQKLCWKNSSQMKKHY is encoded by the exons ATGGATGCGAACTGCCGGGACTGGATGTCAGCCTTACCTGAAGAGCTGTGGGACATTCCTCTCACACACCTGGCCATTCCAG GAAGCCACGATGCCATGAGTTACTGCCTGGACATAAACTCCCCGTTGGTCAGGGCTGAGTCGGACGTTTTCCGGCTCCTGGATGGAGTTTTTAGCTGCTTCACAAGGCCAGCCATTTTTAGATGGGCTACCACACAGGTAGGCACTGAAAGTACAACTAAGCAACTGTGCTGTCACTATGTTGGCAAAGGTGTGAGGACAACTAAGAAGTTAGTGCCATGGGTGCTGAGACAAGACGGTCCAAAGTTTAAACAG GATAAAACCATTGAAGAACAGCTTTCAATGGGGATTCGGTACTTTGACCTCCGTGTTGCACACAAACCAAACGACTCATCCAGCGACTTGTACTTCACACACGTCATATACACTCATGTGACAGTCCTG GAAACACTTGAGTCTGTTGCTGCTTGGCTCGAGGCTCACCCAAAGGAGATCGTTATCCTCGCTTGCAGCCATTTTGAAGGAATGGATGACAAATGCCATGAATCATTCATTTGGTCCCTGAAGAAACTGTTTGGCTCTAAGCTGTGTCCCCAGAAG GAATCGGCGCTGACCTTGCGGAGTCTGTGGGCGTCTGGTTACCAGGTCATCCTCTCCTATGAATGCCAGCTTGCAGTGAGACATCAGGAGCTGTGGCCTCCCATCCCTTACTGGTGGGCCAACCAGCGCAGAGCACATGGAGTCATGACTTACTTGGACTGGCACAAAGACCTGGGACGTCCAG AGGGCTTCTTCGTGTCCGGCCTgaacctgacagctgacagatgttacATCGCCAAGAACCAGAAGGAATCCCTGCGGACGCTCACCTACAGCAACTGGGAGTATTTGAGGACATGGCTTGAGGAACAGCTTCCCGGATCAGACGCCAGGAGCCTCAACATCATTGCGGGAGACTTTGTGGGTTCACTGCCGCTCTGCTCTGCGGTGATTGCACTGAACCAAAAACTTTGCTGGAAGAACTCCAGCCAGATGAAAAAGCATTATTAG